A genome region from Pseudanabaena sp. Chao 1811 includes the following:
- a CDS encoding pentapeptide repeat-containing protein, giving the protein MDAKEFLQLYRAGRKVFSNIDLVGADLKAIDLHKVDFSHALMSKTNFANAKLCRANLTGADLSYANLNSADLHRANLRHANLKGADLRKADLRGADLRGANLSWANLQETLFDGAQMKNTNLYNAKN; this is encoded by the coding sequence ATGGATGCTAAGGAATTTTTGCAGCTATATCGAGCGGGGCGAAAGGTATTTTCTAATATCGATCTTGTGGGTGCTGATTTAAAAGCGATCGATTTACACAAAGTTGACTTTAGCCATGCCTTAATGAGCAAAACTAATTTTGCCAATGCCAAACTCTGTAGAGCTAACCTCACTGGGGCAGATTTGAGCTATGCCAATTTAAATAGTGCCGATCTCCATCGTGCAAACCTCCGTCATGCCAATCTGAAAGGGGCTGATTTACGCAAGGCAGATCTGCGTGGGGCTGATTTACGGGGAGCGAATTTAAGTTGGGCAAATTTGCAAGAGACTCTCTTTGATGGCGCTCAAATGAAAAATACCAACCTATACAATGCCAAAAATTGA
- a CDS encoding anthranilate synthase component I: MTDWVWLQRSLPTEITGADLWESLYAYEPVTVLLESPTTVPSKLARYSIAAGKPRQIWTPEVGEILPCLEKLRSWMQSAPNNDPDLPNHLPFTGGYLGWLGYDLAWEIERLPYTKSDNLPFPVAFWYEPASFAVIDHQTQTVWLAASDRNELDELRDRLSNLENNGLKPIAYASKDHSQANPTYSPEKQGYEAMVETAKQHIYAGDIFQANLSMRYGYPWASDGWQLYRHLQKINPSPFASYWRTTWGEVISVSPERLVSLRDRHAETRPIAGTRPRGKTEQQDLELEQELLACIKEQAEHIMLVDLERNDLGKVCAWGSVKVDELLVIERYSHVMHLVSNVVGTLRGDRNFVDLIRATFPGGTITGCPKVRCMEIIEKLEPQRRSLFYGSCGYIDKRGNMDLNILIRTLLKTNDHIWGQVGAGIVADSISDREWHESLQKAQAQLAALGLVR, encoded by the coding sequence ATGACCGATTGGGTGTGGCTTCAGCGATCGCTACCTACTGAAATAACGGGAGCAGATCTATGGGAATCACTTTATGCCTATGAGCCAGTTACAGTTTTATTAGAAAGCCCCACCACAGTTCCTTCAAAATTAGCTCGATACTCGATCGCCGCAGGCAAACCTCGGCAAATCTGGACTCCTGAAGTTGGTGAAATTTTGCCATGCCTAGAAAAACTGCGATCGTGGATGCAATCTGCTCCAAATAATGATCCTGATTTACCAAATCACTTACCCTTCACTGGAGGATATTTAGGCTGGCTAGGCTATGACCTCGCATGGGAAATCGAGCGCTTGCCCTATACCAAATCTGACAATTTACCATTCCCAGTTGCCTTTTGGTATGAGCCAGCTAGTTTTGCGGTCATCGATCATCAGACTCAAACTGTTTGGCTAGCCGCTAGCGATCGCAATGAACTAGACGAATTAAGAGATCGTCTTAGCAATTTAGAGAACAATGGGCTTAAGCCCATTGCCTATGCTAGTAAAGATCACAGTCAAGCTAACCCAACTTATTCACCAGAAAAACAAGGTTATGAAGCAATGGTAGAAACTGCCAAGCAGCATATCTATGCGGGTGATATTTTTCAGGCAAATCTCTCAATGCGATATGGCTATCCTTGGGCATCGGATGGATGGCAACTATACCGTCATTTACAAAAAATCAATCCATCACCCTTTGCTAGCTATTGGCGCACCACTTGGGGCGAAGTGATCAGTGTCTCACCAGAGCGTCTCGTGAGTTTGCGCGATCGCCATGCCGAAACTCGTCCGATCGCAGGTACGAGACCACGAGGCAAAACTGAGCAACAGGATCTAGAACTTGAACAAGAATTACTTGCCTGCATCAAGGAGCAAGCCGAACATATTATGCTCGTTGACTTAGAACGCAATGATCTAGGCAAGGTATGTGCATGGGGAAGCGTTAAAGTTGATGAATTATTAGTGATCGAGCGTTACAGTCATGTGATGCACCTCGTTAGTAATGTGGTGGGGACATTACGAGGCGATCGCAATTTTGTGGATCTGATTCGTGCAACTTTTCCGGGGGGAACGATTACAGGCTGTCCTAAGGTGCGCTGTATGGAAATTATCGAGAAGCTAGAACCTCAACGACGTAGTTTGTTTTATGGCTCCTGTGGTTATATCGACAAACGTGGCAATATGGATCTCAATATCTTGATTCGGACTTTGCTAAAGACCAACGATCATATTTGGGGACAGGTCGGTGCAGGTATCGTCGCTGATAGTATTAGCGATCGCGAATGGCACGAATCTTTGCAAAAAGCTCAAGCGCAACTAGCTGCGCTTGGGCTAGTAAGATAA
- a CDS encoding rhodanese-like domain-containing protein — protein MSIIQITVQELAERLAGDRSENQPALQLIDVRERDEVEIAAIDGFSILPLSEYDQWATDFKEKFDPHAETLVLCHHGMRSAQMCQWLINQGFTNVKNIAGGIDAYAYGVDPNMAKY, from the coding sequence ATGTCTATCATACAAATTACTGTCCAAGAACTCGCTGAACGTTTGGCTGGCGATCGCTCAGAGAATCAACCAGCTTTACAATTAATTGACGTGCGCGAACGGGATGAAGTGGAGATTGCTGCTATTGATGGGTTTTCAATCTTGCCCCTCAGTGAATATGACCAATGGGCAACTGATTTTAAAGAGAAATTTGATCCCCATGCTGAAACACTAGTACTTTGCCATCATGGAATGCGATCAGCGCAAATGTGCCAGTGGCTGATTAATCAAGGCTTTACTAATGTTAAAAATATTGCTGGTGGGATTGATGCCTATGCCTATGGGGTTGATCCGAATATGGCTAAGTATTAA
- a CDS encoding tetratricopeptide repeat protein, producing the protein MSQPIEELLQDLKSEDEDVRERATQGLWEMWFMQKGMQGLQVLRQSQMMADSGNVRQAELMLTQLIHAQPDFVEAWNRRAVLFYMQGDYKRSIKDCQKALALNPYHFGAVHGLGLCYAAIGNYHEAIATFRRALEIQPYSLTNQKLILECTAMLN; encoded by the coding sequence ATGAGCCAACCCATCGAAGAATTGTTGCAAGATCTCAAGAGCGAAGATGAAGATGTACGCGAGCGTGCTACTCAGGGTCTTTGGGAGATGTGGTTTATGCAAAAGGGGATGCAGGGTTTGCAGGTCTTGCGCCAAAGTCAGATGATGGCGGACAGTGGCAATGTACGTCAGGCAGAGTTAATGCTGACACAGTTGATTCATGCTCAACCCGATTTTGTCGAAGCATGGAATCGTCGTGCAGTTTTGTTTTATATGCAGGGTGATTATAAACGCTCAATTAAGGATTGCCAAAAGGCTCTTGCCCTTAATCCTTACCATTTTGGAGCGGTGCATGGTTTGGGTTTATGCTATGCCGCGATCGGTAATTACCATGAAGCGATCGCCACTTTTCGTAGAGCATTGGAAATTCAGCCCTATTCACTCACAAACCAAAAATTAATTCTTGAATGCACAGCAATGCTGAATTAA
- a CDS encoding NB-ARC domain-containing protein — protein sequence MTIEDAIAIVDAALQGKRLSNIQEQLFRQTWEGKTYAEIAETCGYDSSYIRDVGYRLWQMLTKGFGERVTKHNLQVVVRSHAKRLMGNVTSMSQPITSPLVALSNPHIEVIAKDGNTKRCDWGNAIDTSIFYGRTQELAQVKNWVISDRCRLLGVFGIGGIGKTAFATKLAEQVQGEFTLIAWRSLRNAPKVETMLSELVSFLTNQAISTLPQDFNSLLLMFIQALQQSRCLIVLDNVESILRSGETTGHYSEGYEGYGELFREVGQVRHQSCLILTSREKPADVLPPDSSDRMVRSLQLTGLKEEARQMFREELAIAPETRKLIDFYRGNPLALTVVSRSIYSMFDGNVQEFLDQEANVFGDIRNLIDQQYARLSDLEQQVMYWLAIEREPITTDNLRQDIVPMVSKSQILESVISLRWRSLIEKNMNSFTQQPVVMEYMTDRLIDVVYNSMIERNPEFLMSYALVQHRAEDYIRETQIRQILQPLTDRLLAHYGSTDILQRELQSLMQTLRDRQTAIGYAQGNIMNLLRASQSDLTKSFCRFPEQVTEHSDLQILERLLESDRAGGLATWDHRIPWANNPLAQQTSESKTQIRSKNLYYQWPEGSLEQLQQELKQQSKLRKKYHAWLNETEFAEIDANFEAVKITDTLNQPVDARLVFINEVNVIEPPIGLPTPSDRRAQVRKKKQEMQANRNKRLG from the coding sequence ATGACTATTGAAGACGCGATCGCCATTGTTGATGCTGCATTACAGGGCAAGCGCCTAAGTAACATTCAGGAGCAACTTTTCCGCCAAACTTGGGAAGGTAAGACCTATGCTGAGATTGCGGAGACCTGCGGATATGACTCTTCCTATATCCGTGATGTCGGCTATCGTCTGTGGCAGATGCTGACTAAGGGCTTTGGTGAGCGCGTTACTAAGCACAATCTCCAAGTGGTGGTGCGTAGTCATGCCAAGCGTTTAATGGGCAATGTTACTAGTATGAGTCAACCGATTACGAGTCCTCTTGTTGCCCTAAGCAATCCCCACATTGAGGTAATTGCTAAAGATGGAAATACTAAGCGCTGCGATTGGGGTAATGCGATCGATACTTCAATTTTTTATGGTCGTACTCAAGAACTGGCACAGGTTAAAAATTGGGTGATTAGCGATCGCTGCCGTTTGCTCGGTGTATTTGGCATTGGCGGCATCGGTAAGACTGCCTTTGCGACGAAATTGGCAGAACAGGTACAGGGAGAATTTACGCTGATTGCATGGCGATCGCTCCGCAACGCGCCCAAGGTCGAAACAATGTTGTCGGAATTGGTCAGCTTTTTAACAAATCAGGCGATCTCGACTTTGCCCCAAGATTTCAATAGTTTGTTACTAATGTTTATCCAAGCCCTTCAGCAATCACGCTGCTTGATTGTGTTAGACAATGTGGAATCCATTCTCCGTAGTGGCGAAACTACAGGTCATTACAGCGAAGGTTATGAAGGCTATGGCGAGCTATTTCGGGAAGTGGGACAGGTACGCCATCAAAGCTGCCTAATTTTGACTAGTCGTGAAAAGCCTGCGGATGTGTTGCCTCCCGATAGTAGCGATCGCATGGTGCGTTCTCTCCAATTGACAGGGCTTAAGGAAGAAGCCAGACAAATGTTTCGTGAAGAATTGGCGATCGCCCCTGAAACTCGGAAGTTGATCGATTTCTATCGTGGCAATCCCCTTGCGCTGACGGTGGTATCCCGTTCCATTTACAGCATGTTTGATGGCAATGTACAAGAATTTCTTGATCAAGAAGCGAATGTATTTGGGGACATTCGCAACCTCATCGATCAGCAATATGCTCGCCTTTCTGATCTAGAGCAGCAAGTAATGTATTGGTTGGCGATCGAGCGTGAACCGATCACCACCGACAATCTGCGTCAAGATATTGTGCCGATGGTTTCTAAATCCCAGATTCTAGAATCGGTGATTTCTCTACGTTGGCGATCGCTAATTGAGAAGAATATGAATAGTTTCACGCAGCAGCCTGTTGTGATGGAATATATGACCGATCGCCTAATCGATGTGGTTTACAATTCGATGATTGAGCGCAATCCTGAGTTCTTGATGAGCTATGCACTTGTGCAACATCGTGCCGAAGATTACATCCGTGAAACCCAAATTCGTCAGATTCTGCAACCTCTCACCGATCGCCTATTAGCTCACTATGGCAGTACGGATATTTTGCAGCGTGAATTGCAGAGCTTGATGCAAACTCTGCGCGATCGCCAGACAGCGATCGGCTATGCACAGGGCAATATCATGAATTTGTTACGGGCTTCTCAAAGTGATCTTACAAAAAGCTTTTGCCGCTTCCCCGAGCAGGTCACAGAACATTCTGATCTGCAAATTTTAGAGAGATTACTAGAAAGCGATCGCGCTGGTGGACTTGCGACATGGGATCATCGTATTCCTTGGGCAAACAATCCTCTCGCACAACAAACTTCCGAATCGAAAACCCAAATCCGTAGCAAAAATCTCTACTATCAATGGCCAGAAGGTTCTCTCGAGCAGTTGCAACAGGAACTAAAGCAACAATCTAAACTTCGCAAGAAATATCATGCATGGTTAAATGAGACAGAATTTGCAGAGATTGATGCGAATTTTGAAGCTGTAAAAATTACTGATACCCTCAATCAGCCCGTTGATGCTCGATTGGTTTTCATCAATGAAGTAAATGTCATTGAGCCTCCGATTGGTCTACCAACACCAAGCGATCGCCGCGCCCAAGTCCGCAAAAAAAAGCAAGAGATGCAAGCTAACCGCAATAAAAGACTCGGCTAA
- a CDS encoding glucosaminidase domain-containing protein, with the protein MRRKQFLQIGAGAIAMFMVDRLGKNSVQAQDLLSLPSSSRRDQVCSQILTGKIDRIMGDGITSEVQLLRLLQLNSAPLNIYGDLPTIYREEAAIEGVNYDIAFCQMCLETGFLQFDGDVKPEQNNFGGIGAIGNGIRGDSFSDRRIGIRAQIQHLKAYATTKPLVQPLVDPRFSLIKRGTAPLLGQLSGKWAEDPNYDKKILAILRRLYQLSGFF; encoded by the coding sequence ATGAGAAGAAAGCAGTTTCTTCAAATTGGGGCTGGTGCGATCGCCATGTTCATGGTTGATCGACTAGGAAAAAACTCTGTTCAAGCTCAAGATCTTTTATCTTTGCCCAGTAGCTCCCGTAGAGACCAAGTCTGCTCTCAAATTCTCACTGGCAAAATTGATCGGATTATGGGAGATGGCATCACTTCAGAAGTGCAACTTTTAAGGCTTTTACAACTTAATAGTGCACCTTTAAATATTTATGGAGACTTGCCGACGATCTATCGCGAAGAAGCCGCGATCGAAGGAGTTAATTATGACATTGCCTTTTGTCAGATGTGCTTAGAAACAGGTTTCTTGCAATTTGACGGAGATGTCAAACCTGAACAAAATAATTTTGGTGGAATTGGCGCGATCGGTAATGGTATACGCGGTGATAGTTTTAGCGATCGCCGCATTGGGATAAGAGCGCAAATCCAACATCTCAAAGCCTATGCAACTACGAAGCCATTAGTACAACCTTTAGTAGATCCGCGTTTTAGCCTCATCAAACGTGGTACTGCACCTTTACTGGGGCAGCTTAGTGGCAAATGGGCTGAAGATCCGAACTATGACAAAAAAATTCTGGCAATTCTCCGCCGTCTCTATCAGTTATCTGGATTTTTCTGA
- the aroC gene encoding chorismate synthase, producing MGSTFGHLFRVTTFGESHGGGVGAIVDGCPPQLELSEADIQVDLDRRKPGQSKIVTPRREDDRAQILSGVFEGKTLGTPIMILVQNKDARSQDYSEMAEKFRPSHADATYQAKYGIRNWQGGGRSSARETIGRVAAGAIAKKILKQAAGVEIIAYVRQVKDLVAPDIDPNTVTLEQVESNILRCPDPVMAEKMIDFIDKIRRDGNSVGGIVECVARNVPVGLGDPVFDKLEADLAKAVMSLPASKGFEIGSGFDGVHLTGREHNDEFYMDGDRLRTRTNNSGGIQGGISNGENIILRVAFKPTATILLEQKTVSIAGEETTLTGRGRHDPCVLPRAVPMVEAMVALVLCDRYLTQKTVAL from the coding sequence ATGGGTAGTACATTCGGGCATTTATTTCGCGTCACGACTTTTGGGGAATCTCACGGCGGCGGCGTGGGAGCGATCGTCGATGGATGCCCACCACAGCTTGAGCTTAGTGAAGCTGATATTCAGGTCGATCTCGATCGCCGTAAACCGGGGCAAAGCAAAATTGTGACTCCACGCCGCGAAGACGATCGCGCCCAAATTTTGTCAGGAGTTTTTGAAGGCAAAACCCTTGGCACGCCAATCATGATTTTGGTGCAAAACAAAGATGCCCGTAGCCAAGACTATTCAGAAATGGCGGAAAAATTTCGTCCTTCCCATGCCGATGCCACCTATCAAGCAAAATATGGCATTCGCAACTGGCAAGGCGGCGGTAGATCTTCGGCAAGGGAAACCATCGGTCGGGTTGCCGCAGGTGCGATCGCCAAAAAAATCTTGAAACAAGCCGCAGGTGTTGAAATCATCGCCTATGTAAGACAGGTAAAAGATTTAGTAGCTCCCGATATTGATCCGAATACAGTCACCCTAGAGCAGGTCGAAAGTAATATTTTGCGTTGTCCTGATCCTGTGATGGCGGAAAAAATGATTGATTTTATCGACAAAATCCGACGCGATGGGAACTCCGTTGGCGGTATTGTCGAATGCGTGGCGCGAAATGTGCCTGTAGGTTTGGGCGATCCTGTATTTGATAAGTTGGAAGCAGATCTTGCCAAAGCGGTGATGTCTTTACCTGCTAGTAAAGGTTTTGAGATTGGTTCAGGTTTTGATGGTGTTCACCTAACTGGGCGTGAACATAACGATGAGTTTTATATGGATGGTGATCGCCTTCGCACTCGGACGAATAATTCTGGTGGAATTCAAGGTGGTATTTCTAATGGAGAGAATATAATTTTGCGGGTTGCCTTTAAGCCAACGGCAACGATTTTACTAGAACAGAAAACGGTATCAATTGCAGGGGAAGAAACCACGCTTACAGGTAGAGGTCGCCATGATCCCTGTGTGTTACCTCGCGCTGTGCCAATGGTAGAAGCGATGGTGGCGTTAGTGCTATGCGATCGCTATCTCACTCAAAAAACAGTTGCTCTATAA
- a CDS encoding methyltransferase family protein, whose protein sequence is MKIKHAINLHKGLTFIVVLSLMAAYNNFTLAAFIYLALHGGYGILWLLKDRYYPDKQWEQEVPLATGIFTFFVIGLYWIAPFILVSSNLQPSPIVIASAALINLLGIFLHYGSDAQKYYTLKYKTGLITEGFFARSRNPNYLGEILIYFSFAMLTQHWIPFLILGSFFAGIFVPNMLKKDKSLSRYPEFEAYKARSGLLLPKLFSTAQPILQGNE, encoded by the coding sequence ATGAAAATCAAACACGCAATTAATCTGCATAAAGGACTGACATTTATAGTTGTCCTATCTCTCATGGCAGCTTACAACAATTTTACATTAGCTGCTTTTATTTATCTGGCTTTGCATGGTGGTTATGGTATCCTCTGGCTACTCAAAGATCGTTACTATCCTGATAAACAATGGGAACAGGAAGTTCCATTAGCAACAGGAATATTTACTTTTTTTGTAATAGGTCTTTACTGGATTGCACCATTTATTCTCGTTAGTAGTAATTTACAACCTTCACCTATTGTGATAGCTTCAGCAGCTTTAATTAATCTATTGGGCATATTTCTGCACTATGGTAGTGATGCTCAAAAATATTACACACTCAAATATAAAACTGGATTGATAACAGAAGGCTTTTTTGCTCGTTCGCGCAATCCTAACTATTTAGGAGAGATATTAATATACTTTAGCTTTGCAATGTTGACACAGCATTGGATTCCTTTCTTAATTCTTGGGAGTTTCTTTGCAGGAATCTTTGTTCCTAATATGCTTAAAAAAGATAAATCTCTTTCCCGATATCCTGAATTTGAGGCATATAAAGCAAGATCTGGATTGTTGTTACCGAAGCTATTTTCTACGGCACAACCAATTCTCCAAGGAAACGAATAG
- a CDS encoding cryptochrome/photolyase family protein: MHEIASNSRIPIALVWHRRDLRIDDNPALSEAIAQVGDQGIVMGLFIFDPDILDDGVTEGSKVDFMLGCLRELQANYRRLGSELLFMYGQPVQSIRELAKAINASHIFFNQDVEPFAIKRDREATQALQELGVKVQSFVDIGLIAPDAIATQSGEPYKVYTPFWRNWQSKPKPQPFASPQKLTGLAGLASYDNLPVIPLPSLRELKFINDITLPKVGEAAALELLETFCDGNGILRYQTERDFPAHAGTSTLSAHLRFGTVGIRRVWEKAIAAEQLVRSEEDAAGITTWKQELAWREFYQHILFYFPELETGAYRPQMRNFPWDDDEEKFTAWCEGHTGYPIVDAAMRQLNQTGWMHNRCRMIVASFLTKDLIINWQWGERYFMQKLLDGDLAANNGGWQWSASSGMDPKPLRIFNPASQARKYDPEGEYILRWLPELQGLTTAELLSGNIPPHQCKKRDYSLPIVDHNIQQQRFKQLYKDCKVFQN, translated from the coding sequence ATGCATGAAATAGCTAGCAATTCAAGAATCCCGATCGCTTTAGTCTGGCATCGGCGGGATTTGCGAATTGATGATAATCCTGCTTTGAGTGAGGCGATCGCACAGGTGGGGGATCAAGGGATCGTGATGGGTTTATTTATATTTGATCCCGATATTCTCGATGATGGTGTGACCGAGGGCAGCAAGGTTGACTTTATGCTCGGTTGTTTGCGCGAGTTGCAAGCCAACTATCGACGTTTAGGCAGCGAATTGCTATTTATGTATGGACAGCCCGTGCAATCGATTCGTGAACTGGCGAAAGCAATTAATGCAAGTCATATCTTTTTTAACCAAGATGTCGAACCCTTTGCAATTAAGCGCGATCGCGAAGCAACTCAAGCTTTGCAAGAACTAGGCGTAAAGGTTCAGAGTTTTGTGGATATTGGTTTGATTGCTCCTGATGCGATCGCTACGCAATCAGGAGAACCCTACAAGGTCTACACCCCCTTTTGGCGCAATTGGCAAAGTAAACCAAAGCCTCAACCATTCGCATCTCCTCAAAAATTAACAGGTTTAGCAGGTTTAGCAAGTTATGATAATTTGCCTGTAATTCCTTTACCAAGCTTGCGTGAACTCAAATTCATCAATGACATTACCTTACCGAAAGTGGGCGAAGCCGCAGCTTTAGAACTATTAGAAACCTTTTGTGATGGTAATGGAATTTTGCGTTATCAAACGGAACGTGATTTTCCTGCCCATGCGGGGACATCGACATTGAGTGCCCATTTGCGCTTCGGGACAGTTGGCATTAGAAGAGTATGGGAAAAAGCGATCGCGGCTGAGCAACTAGTGCGTAGTGAAGAGGATGCCGCAGGAATTACTACATGGAAACAGGAACTAGCATGGCGGGAATTCTATCAGCATATTCTCTTTTACTTCCCTGAATTAGAAACAGGAGCCTATCGTCCCCAAATGCGAAACTTCCCTTGGGATGATGACGAAGAGAAATTTACTGCATGGTGTGAAGGTCACACGGGTTATCCGATTGTCGATGCAGCAATGCGGCAACTTAATCAAACAGGCTGGATGCACAACCGTTGTCGGATGATTGTCGCCAGTTTCTTAACTAAGGATTTGATAATTAATTGGCAATGGGGCGAACGCTATTTTATGCAGAAATTGCTAGATGGTGACTTAGCCGCAAATAATGGTGGTTGGCAATGGAGCGCATCTAGTGGCATGGATCCCAAGCCTTTGCGGATTTTTAATCCTGCATCACAAGCCCGCAAGTATGATCCAGAAGGTGAGTATATTTTGCGTTGGCTACCTGAATTGCAGGGATTGACTACAGCCGAGCTTTTGAGTGGTAATATCCCGCCGCACCAATGCAAAAAACGTGATTATTCTCTACCGATTGTGGATCACAATATTCAGCAACAACGATTCAAGCAGCTCTATAAGGATTGTAAGGTTTTTCAAAACTAA
- a CDS encoding Crp/Fnr family transcriptional regulator produces the protein MLTSIDRLLLVRGVPIFKELRDDFLVRLASIMNEVSYPPSKMIFAKGQEGRSLYIVVAGKVRVHIDDKKDLAVLDKGNCFGEMSLFDAEPRSASVTAITNCDCLVLTQQQLYEAIDETPDIAVNIIRMLSRRIRTQNGQINSQNEQISKLSEELKKLEAYKHSPI, from the coding sequence ATGCTAACCAGTATTGATCGGCTGTTATTGGTCAGGGGCGTTCCGATCTTCAAGGAGTTACGGGATGATTTTTTGGTGCGCCTAGCTTCGATCATGAATGAGGTTTCGTATCCACCCAGCAAAATGATTTTCGCGAAAGGTCAAGAGGGTCGATCGCTTTATATTGTGGTTGCGGGTAAGGTGCGAGTACATATAGATGATAAAAAAGATTTAGCGGTTCTAGACAAGGGCAATTGCTTTGGGGAAATGTCTTTGTTTGATGCAGAGCCACGGTCAGCTTCCGTAACAGCGATTACTAATTGTGATTGTCTGGTACTAACACAACAGCAACTATATGAAGCGATCGATGAGACTCCTGATATTGCTGTAAATATTATTCGGATGCTATCTCGCCGCATTCGTACTCAAAATGGTCAAATTAATTCGCAAAATGAACAGATTAGTAAACTAAGTGAAGAACTTAAGAAGTTAGAAGCCTATAAGCATTCCCCGATTTAG